The Acidimicrobiales bacterium region CGAAGCTGACCTTCACACCCATCAAGCGCCCTCCGCTTGGGTCGTCTCGGCTTCGATGCGTAGATAGGTGGTGCGGCTGTTGGAGACCGCCGAGATGACACGCAGCCGGCGGCCGGCGGGGACATCGGTCGGGAGGTCGCCGCCGAGCTCGTCGCCCTTCCGGACGTCAGCCCCGGCGACGGTGTGGAGGATGTGAGTGAGGTTCGCCTCGGCCTGCTGCGCCAGCATCCGT contains the following coding sequences:
- a CDS encoding head-tail adaptor protein: MTIGHLCVTALTVHRPSTVADGIGGTTVTYSQVGQIRAQVNQPTPEERMLAQQAEANLTHILHTVAGADVRKGDELGGDLPTDVPAGRRLRVISAVSNSRTTYLRIEAETTQAEGA